GCTCGAAGGGCGTCGGCGGTCGAGTCGCGGCCGATCACGCCACGCTGGCGGAGTCGGCGAACCATCGCGTCGCGGTCGTCGGCGCGGGACATGGCGGTGGGTGGCTCCGCTCGGTCAGGCGCTCGCAGTCACCACGCGGACCACGCGGTCGTGGTCTCGTCGCGGGCGTAGACGCGTTTCACGTCCTTCGCGTGGACCACGTCGCCCTCGAAGTCGAGTTTGTCGTGCTCGTAGCCGACCGCGTCCTGTCGGACTGCGATGCCCTCGATGGTGAACTTCTCGTCGCCGAACTCCTCGGTCTCGCCGACGGTGAACTCGTAGTCGCCCGGTACCTGCAACTTGACGCTCTTGGAGTCGTCGCGCCGGCCGTCGTTCGGGTGGACCGTGACGTTGACCGAGACGTTGTCGACCGCGCGGGTCCAGACCGTCTCGGCGTCCTCGACGAGCGCCTCGTCGACGCGCCGGTCGCCGCCCACGTCGATGGACGTGATCCGGGCGAGCATGATCGCCTCCTC
This genomic window from Salinirubrum litoreum contains:
- a CDS encoding HVO_0476 family zinc finger protein, with translation MSEQHERVAAVCPSCSPEAETVHEVLKPGGQATVRCTECSHVHKISIEREREVPLDVVVSQDGESFPATVDAPAEEQIAVGEEFIVDTEEAIMLARITSIDVGGDRRVDEALVEDAETVWTRAVDNVSVNVTVHPNDGRRDDSKSVKLQVPGDYEFTVGETEEFGDEKFTIEGIAVRQDAVGYEHDKLDFEGDVVHAKDVKRVYARDETTTAWSAW